A segment of the Bacillota bacterium genome:
GGTAGCCGGCGGAGCGCGCCAGCCGGGCAGCCTCGGGGCGCTCACTCTCGGAGACAAGGGCCAGGCAGGCTCCCACGCCCGCCGCATTCCCCACCGGCTCAAACCTCTCCCGGGGCAACCGCGGAAACATG
Coding sequences within it:
- a CDS encoding ASKHA domain-containing protein produces the protein MFPRLPRERFEPVGNAAGVGACLALVSESERPEAARLARSAGYLELMTLPGYQELFLSCIGFPGAVSTV